The Anopheles moucheti chromosome 3, idAnoMoucSN_F20_07, whole genome shotgun sequence genome contains the following window.
AATCTTCGCGTTGTGGCCGAACCGTCAAATGCCAACTGAAATGTCATACACTTCAGATTACGACAGCGGCAATTGAATTTTTCCTACCTTCTAaataaagatgaaaattgcCTCGAATGTAGTTCATTAGTCAGTTAAGTTCTTTATTAGTGTATTTGTTTGCTATGCCTGTTCTCGATTTAgttatcgctatacaaattttagttggaggcgttgttgttgttgttgtgctatgttgcaGAAAACTCATGTGTAACCAGTAGTACCTGAATGGGAATACCTACTTGACCTTAGACATATGCAATCAGTTGTAGGATTCCAATTGTGAAAGTCGTCGACTTTCGATGAAATATTGTGCAGTGCGTATGAAAAACAGGATAAGAGATAGGAGTATAATCTGACGCAAGATTCTTGTGAACTgcttaagtgtaatttggtgtactcatgttaaaatgatatgtcgcCGCATATGAGCATCACAGTCCAggtgggagctgaacgcaaacaggacgtgtcgtatattttttggaaacatttcattcgtgatatctgaccaaggttcgggattATTCAACTACAATGAACACatatctaaaacacgatgcagatgtccagatcagacAAATGGCTATCTCAGACTTAGAGACGAAGCCACTAAGGCTCAATGCCTGTGAAAACCTAAAATAACAAGAATTGCTctatgtgacttggaatatgctttgccgaatagtttttttttgtgggagCCAACGTTACATCCAAGCCAAGGCATCTCGGGTGatgtgaaatttgacaaatttttaaactaaatgaaataaaattaacaacgtccaccaattgggagaaaccctctttttaaacatctttgagtttgcgtacacaacggaattctgttgcatagccctgtaaccgggccgattagctagtaaaCGAAGTGCTAAAGGAAATTCAACTTTCGCTGTATTGTGAATTTCTCTGGTGCATATTCTCCGCGTAATGGCACGGATACACGCTGAGAGCTCGAGCGAGGTGAGAGATTTGAGAACTCAATTTTCAACGCTTGAACTGCCATCATCAGCTGActgcttgtttgtttctcaaaggatgttgtaaacaaatatttttttactgaaAAATTTCAGCGTCGCACCACTCTTATTCGGGTGCTGTGTGTTCATTTCTTCCCTCACGATTAAAAAACAAGAACTTATCGGGCAGGTACCGATCGGTAACACCGGCATCCGGCACAATAGATATGCAAGATGATACAATTGGGGCTGGGAGCTTCAACACAACATATATTTGCGTGTGTGGTACAAATCCTTAGCAGGAGCATTGCAATGCAAAGTGGCTTAGAAGATGATGGCCGGAACCTCCACttttcaaaacataaacaaacagccGACCGCCATTTTGCTTAAGCGTTTCCTTTGGCGTTTGAAGCGTGTAACTGTCAAAATCCGGGGCTGAGCGATCTCTCGCCTCGCTCGAGCTCTCAGCGTGTATCCGTGCCATAAGAGTCTGGTCGTATGCTGTACATTCTCGAACGAGCAATAAACAATTCcattaataattttcaaatttgcGCTATTCTGCCACTGAACTTGCGTTGGTACTGTTTGTTGCTTGGGAGATTGAAGCGCCACGATGCGGATACTAGTGAAAGCTGTCGTTGTCGAGCAGCTTCGATATTTCGAATATTTTTCATGCAGCACAGTGGTGGACCCTCATAAAAACCTTCAATGTGAGAATTGCTTACAAACAATCAATCCCTCTCAAATTCATACTGGTTTCTGAAACTATAGATCGATGTCTACAATTTTATAgaaagttattgttttttatccaaaaatgaccattcaCTATGGTAATGTCATACAGTCACAGATCGAGACCGCAGCGCTTCGCATTGTGCGGCTGCTACGCGAATTCGTGCTTTTTATTTACAAAGAAAAACTTCAACCCAATGTGAAAGCTAGCAGCAGAAAGGAGCACGCAAAATTATTCGTCTCTTCCTACTGCACGAAGCGGTCGCGGAAATTCGTACCACGCGTCGAATATCGCGGGTTTGACGCGTTTGCCCAGCGCCCAAGTGATCTTTTGCGGAAGTATTTCTTCTCACTCACGGTCGTACGTTTATTGGTGAacggagagcaaaaaaaataacccgaACCCGTGCCCAATCTCTATGCGTGCTCGTGTGCATCTGTGTGTGcggtaaacaaaacatttgttttgtttatcagCTCATTCCGAAAGAAAAGATCCAGGTCCGGGCCGTTACTCAGCGAACGGATTGCTGCGTAGCAGATCGAGCGAATTCCGTATTTTGCGTATTGCCCTCGCGTGTCGTCATCGGTTCCGTTTGCGGGCGGTGTTGGTGCGGATCGCGTACCATTCCATTGACCCCACGTGCGCACAGCCATAATTCGCGAATCCTCCGTGGCACCTTagctagcagcagcagcagcagcagcacccaaCCCAGGGTGTTCCATAAAAACCTATCTCTACTAAAACTGCGTTGAATAGAACGCGTGTGATACGGGTTTCCTGTGCCACATCACGACACCGTCAGCATCATTGATCGCATCGTGTTTCGCATACGCGTTCCTGCTTCCAAACCGTCATCGTCAATGTACAGCAGCAAGGATGAATTGCGAAATACTGCCGCAGGACATCCAATCATTATTGGAATACTTCGCCAAGAACATGTACCGCGCGAAGGATTGTGAAAATGTACGTGAATACGGTAGTATAGTTACGGGATGTTGCGCTCCATACACGCAGCACTTGTCAAGGGCAAGCAGAGGCATAGTATAGCGGAGCtgcaaaatatttacaaaagaAGGTCGCAAAACAGTTACCCTGTACTAGAGGCCTATGGAAGAAGCCCCTACAGTAACCAGCCATAACCTATTCACCCATATTCCGCGTGACGTCGACGTTTATCGCACGCCCCGTCTACTTGATCGCTaaggcggtggtggtggttttccaTGTGTACATACTTGTTTTGCTTGCTAGCAACCACCCCGTGTCGAAGTACATTCCGCGATAAGCGGAACCAACCCTACGCGAAGACCTTGCTGGCGCCACCGTCCTTGTACACGATAGTCCGCTTTTGTCGCTGTATTGGTGATCCCACGGGAATTAGCAGCAAATTTTGAATAACATTAAACTACACACGTGGATGAAATGGCCAGGgaagatgatggtgatgctggGAGAGACTAGAGGGATGCTTTACGTTGTGAAATGTTGTCAGATTTGTGATGCACTCGATCAAAGTAGCCAGATACGCGCACACATTTTCGCGCAAAGAAATTCGCTAATTTGTAACAACAGCACTTTTGTTGTCCTTTTCCATCTTGTGTACTCAACCGTTCAGGGCACATTATTTACTACGCGCTTAAGTAATCCAGCGCGACGAAGGCGGAAGGTGGGAGTGCCTGTAGCGGGGGGCGGAAATCGCGACAGTACGGAAATGATATTCTAGGTTTATTCGCAACATGTGTACGAGCGAGTGTGCGTGCGCGAGTTTGtagcaaacaaaagcgaaaacgTAACCGCAAACACAGCCAATAGTGGGAGAAAGGCCAcagacaacagcaacaatacaACTCCGGGGTTTCTTCTGCTCTTTGTTGCGGGCACTAACCGTGTGCTTTGTGTGTTTGGACACGTTTcggatttgttatttttatccaaagcaccatcatcaccgaTCCACCTTCCCACCTAAACTTTCCCGTGGTTACTTACGTGGTGTATCATCTTCACGGGTGCCATCTTCCTGTGTTACGGCAGGTTGTATTTTGCCCTGTCTCTTCAACCGGTTGCAATTTGTTGCTGCTCGTTCGATTGGATCAaggttttattaaatttgttaCTGAAGGACATTATAGTAGGCGATGCCAATAGTATATCGGACTGCGTGTGCTTACCACTGGGAATGTGAAACGGTTTGGTTTAGTTCAAGTTtagtttaattgattttttcgATTAAATAGCGAGAAAACCATTCCAAAACAGTTGTGCAAACAATTCACGAATTTTACGACCATTCTCAAAGCAATCAAACGCATAGAAAAACAATTCAACCTAAGTAGGCAATTCCCTTTAAATCACAGTGCTTGCTTGTGTGTCCGTTGATGCTGTTacaatgatttttgtttacatcgcATTTGATTCTGGTGCGCGGTTAATTTGCAAGCATAACGAGCAGAGAGGTGATTTTAAAACGGAAGGCGTATTTTGTTCCCTTTTGTCGAGAATGAGATGTTTGCaaacatttctatttttaacatgatttgtttcgtttttcatgAGTAACATTTTCCATGCTAAAGAATGTAAAGATATACAATTGACTTGAAGTGCAGGGGTTTTACAACTCAGCATTTACAGGCAGTCCATGTGATGGACATGGTGCATGATATACAGGCAATTCCCGAGATTTACTGAGTTAGTTCATCGATTCTTAAAACATTTATGAATGCTTAAATATTGGCGACTCCGCAGAAATGTATGAACCCTCGTAGAAAGTCTTTGcaatcaacagcaacagagcGATCTTGATTGCAAAAAAACCCACTAAATAATTCACAATATGATCGTTATTTAGGGGATGGGGATCGTTGGCAGTGAATGATTTTACCATCAAATCCATGTACCGATTGTGCAGCTAGAAATGCtagacaaaaaagaaattcgACGGTCTGATATGTTGTAACAAAAGCATTCCCTCACGCAATTGGCCGCAATCGTACCTTTGCACGCGATAAATAGGCAACATCACACACGCTTTCATTCACAATGTTTACTCTTGTTCTCACCACGCACAGGGCAATGACGTTATGCACCGGTGTAACGTACTACTCCAGCAGGACTACAGCGTAATCGAGATAAGCAACACTACCGGTGAACTATCCTCGCACTATCCCAGCACGCTGCTGATACCGGAGTACGAATACAAGAACCTCTCCAGCAGCTCAGGCAATAATACTCAGGCACCAGCCGGCGGTTCCAACAATGGTTTCTCCAGCATTAACGATTTTCTCACCCGTTCGGGACCGCCGACCGCTCAGGCACATCAAGCGTCtcaccagcagcaaccaccACCGTCTGCACCATCCGCCGGTCCGGGACAGCAAACCATCTACGAAACGACGTACGATGGTAACAAGCTGCGCGATCTTATTAACAAAGCCCGGTTCGCCCGCTGCCGGGCACGGTTTCCGTTGCCGGTCATACTGTACAAGGGCAAGTACATTTGCCGTTCGGCCACGTTGTCCGGAGGACCGGAGATTTATGGACGGTCCGGATTGGATTACCTCTTCTATAGCCTAGATTCAACAGCTACCTCACCGACGCTCGATGGTAAGTTTACGGCTGTGGGCCGGTCTTTCGctgatttttcgtttttaatctAAAGTGGTATCTTTCTTGCTTTGCAGAGGAAGCATACGAAGCCCGCGAAACTTCACTGCCCGAAGACACGTTCGAAGAACCAATCACGAACAGCGACTGGCAGCTGTTCGATCGGGTTCGCAGCCAGGATATTAAGCTGCTCAAGACGCTAAACGTCGGCACGATAGTGGACTTCATGGtcgagaagaagaaggtaaagTTCGGCATGAACGTCACGTCCTCGGAGAAGGTGGACAAGGAGAATCGGTACGCCGAGTTTAAGATTATCTCGCTACCGTACCCGGGATGCGAATTTTTCCGCGACTATCGTGACAATAACTATTCTGGCGAAGGGCTCGTTTTCGACTGGTCGCAGGCGCACGTTGATGCCAATATCGGCGTACCGGACGATACGGTAACGGCACAGCTGCAGATCGATTGGGAAAACTACAAGGATTGGGATCTGGTAAAGATAACGCAAAACTATCTGAAGCTTCTGCTGCGCTATCTGCAGGATAGCAGCTCGGGATTGCTGATACACTGCATCAGCGGTTGGGATCGGACACCACTGTTTGTGTCGCTGTTGCGTCTGTCACTGTGGGCCGACGGTGCCATCCATCAGTCGCTGAGTGCGGCACAAATCCTTTACTTTACAATCGCGTACGATTGGTTGCTGTTCGGACACAATCTGCCCGATCGTTTGAACAA
Protein-coding sequences here:
- the LOC128301211 gene encoding myotubularin-related protein 14 isoform X1 — translated: MNCEILPQDIQSLLEYFAKNMYRAKDCENGNDVMHRCNVLLQQDYSVIEISNTTGELSSHYPSTLLIPEYEYKNLSSSSGNNTQAPAGGSNNGFSSINDFLTRSGPPTAQAHQASHQQQPPPSAPSAGPGQQTIYETTYDGNKLRDLINKARFARCRARFPLPVILYKGKYICRSATLSGGPEIYGRSGLDYLFYSLDSTATSPTLDEEAYEARETSLPEDTFEEPITNSDWQLFDRVRSQDIKLLKTLNVGTIVDFMVEKKKVKFGMNVTSSEKVDKENRYAEFKIISLPYPGCEFFRDYRDNNYSGEGLVFDWSQAHVDANIGVPDDTVTAQLQIDWENYKDWDLVKITQNYLKLLLRYLQDSSSGLLIHCISGWDRTPLFVSLLRLSLWADGAIHQSLSAAQILYFTIAYDWLLFGHNLPDRLNKGEVIFFFCFYALKYIAEDEYSILGQRYKSKHSSGSSSIGVIRTDSESMLDGILLDGESRGSSVSLNSTCSCLSGRSSSQHDTQTCISVGANGSVNTPGSGGGINVTIGGSSIHHHATSGSRPIVGVRNSHDDSLNASNGNGWLAHSHDSNSSIGCISNDSTTNLSNHCAWSPQPKRTSPVSVPVASRLRQRQESTSSLSVGSWQMISGTGSLRSTDSATELHHAAPNNQHHQHHHHHHHYHHHHNHQQQQHQPQFHHVYSNVYGNNHVGCSGTTGDTTATTPNANQHHHHGSGHAPPCAGPHLHQQQQSQDSSCCTILDDECFSSSYSHDFYAMRRERLNQVRTLFYNCYYSTIAFKFKSVPDSALGSLLGNFAEKVGLAHRTSV
- the LOC128301211 gene encoding myotubularin-related protein 14 isoform X2, with protein sequence MNCEILPQDIQSLLEYFAKNMYRAKDCENGNDVMHRCNVLLQQDYSVIEISNTTGELSSHYPSTLLIPEYEYKNLSSSSGNNTQAPAGGSNNGFSSINDFLTRSGPPTAQAHQASHQQQPPPSAPSAGPGQQTIYETTYDGNKLRDLINKARFARCRARFPLPVILYKGKYICRSATLSGGPEIYGRSGLDYLFYSLDSTATSPTLDEEAYEARETSLPEDTFEEPITNSDWQLFDRVRSQDIKLLKTLNVGTIVDFMVEKKKVKFGMNVTSSEKVDKENRYAEFKIISLPYPGCEFFRDYRDNNYSGEGLVFDWSQAHVDANIGVPDDTVTAQLQIDWENYKDWDLVKITQNYLKLLLRYLQDSSSGLLIHCISGWDRTPLFVSLLRLSLWADGAIHQSLSAAQILYFTIAYDWLLFGHNLPDRLNKGEVIFFFCFYALKYIAEDEYSILGQRYKSKHSSGSSSIGVIRTDSESMLDGILLDGESRGSSVSLNSTCSCLSGRSSSQHDTQTCISVGANGSVNTPGSGGGINVTIGGSSIHHHATSGSRPIVGVRNSHDDSLNASNGTSPVSVPVASRLRQRQESTSSLSVGSWQMISGTGSLRSTDSATELHHAAPNNQHHQHHHHHHHYHHHHNHQQQQHQPQFHHVYSNVYGNNHVGCSGTTGDTTATTPNANQHHHHGSGHAPPCAGPHLHQQQQSQDSSCCTILDDECFSSSYSHDFYAMRRERLNQVRTLFYNCYYSTIAFKFKSVPDSALGSLLGNFAEKVGLAHRTSV